The genomic interval GCCAACATTGGATAACGTCATCGTTCTTCTGCTTTCTCCTAGTGTGCGAAAACCAAAATCAACAAACCAGCTTTTGAGAAACAGCGGAATAAAAAGAGTAGCTTTGTTGCGTTCGAGCGCTACATTGTTATAAATAATATTTTGCAAATTTTCTTTTCCAGTTTTCTGCTTTAACATTTCATTTACTCGAATAATGAGCTCATCAAATGAAGCGTCCTCGGTTACTTTTATTCCGATATTTACAACGCCAAAAAAATTGCGAAGCGTTCGCGACGGGAAGGCTTTGCGTAAATTGGCTGGAATAGATATGACCACCGGGGCATTCTGCTCACTAAATTTAATCCTTGTTTGATAAATAGAGTAAATGAGCAATGTCGTTAAATACGCTGTTATCGTACAGCCCTTTTGCTTGGCAAGTGCATTCAATGCAGAAGCACTAACAACGCCGTGCACCACATTGTTTCCGAAGTGCTCAAAGCGTGTACCTTTAACATGATAAGATTTGCTCGTTATCACTCGTTCAACATAACAATCCTTGTAATACCTGCGAAAGCTGTCCTCCATATCAAGCACATCCACTCCAGTATCCGCGAGCAAAATTTTCCCTTCAGGATCGATGTTTTTTCCCAAATATATGAGGTAATAGTATAAAAGTGATTTTAAAAATTCAATGGTTCCATTGCCATCCGTAAGGGAATGAAAAACTTCAATCGATACTCTATTTTGATAATATAAAACCTTAAATAGGTAGCCATTATTCGTATTCGGATCAATATCCCGACATGGATACTGCTCGTCCTCTTCGATCACAATTTTCTCCGTATTTTCATCCAAGTAATTCCAAAACACACCTTTACGTAGTTTAACTGTAAACATCGGAAAACGATCAAATACGGTATCAGCCGCTCTCTGCAAGGCGTCAGCATCTATTCTATCCTTCAATACGGCTGAAATTCGATAAACAGAGGTGTTTTTTGTATTCGTAACGGATGGAAAAAGCTTTGCAGCATTATCGAGTTTATACCATTTGTTCAATTGGAATTTCTTCCTTTCTAGATTCATGCTGTTTAGCTCTTGTTTGTATAATCAATCGAATTTATTTACAATGAAAATCATAAACTCTTGTGTAACATAAGAGTCAATAGGAGCAGATTGACATGAGGACATACTACTCTATCGGAGAAACAGCCAAACGAAGCAGCACGACCATAGAAACCTTACGGCATTATGACAGAATTGGCTTGTTGAAGCCTGCAAAAGTAGATGTTCACACAGGTTATCGCTATTATTCAGATGAGGAATTGGTTTATCTGAACGTGATTAACTTTTGCAAACAACGAAGTATGCCTTTAAACGATATTAAAGAGTTGTTCGCAAATGACCATTATGAATATATTATTCCTTGTCTAATAGCGACTGAAGATAAAATAGATCAGGAAATCAAACAACTGCAACAAACTAAAAAATTGCTTTTAGCTTTGAGAGAACAGTATGAAACGCGTACGACACTCATACCTGAGCAGCTTTCCGATCATGTTTTTTCAAGCAAAATGATTCCAAAAAGAATGATCTTAACGTTTCCTTCTATCCAGCAGCCGAGCATTGAAAATTTCCAGCTGCTGCAAGATCTGCTCCTGCAATATAGCAGTGACGGCGAGGGAGGTTCATTTATTTTCGAACATACAGCATTTATATTGACGACATTAGAGAAAGAGCAGTCTGAAAACCATTCTGTCCTATTTGGTGTCTGTGAAAAGTGGCCTGCTGAGGCAGACAATATGGCCGTATTGCCTGCCGGAACGTATATTTATGGTTATTGCTCCGAAGAGCAAAAACCATTGGCCATGCAAAATATGATTAATGATGCAAAAACGAAATATGATGCTGAACTAACATTTATTGTCCAATCGGTTATTTTTACAGGCATTTTTCAATGGGTATATGAACTTCAAGCGTTATTGGTGCCCTGTTCAGAGTAAAAAGCAAACGGGACTGTCACTCAAGGTCATAGACCTTAAGGGACAGTCCCGTTTTTTGTAAAATTAAATATAGTCCATAATAAGTCCAGCCGTTTCTTCTATCGCTTTGTTCGTCACATTGATAACGACGCAGCCTATTTGCTTCATTAACGCTTGCCCGTATTCCAGCTCTTCTATAATACGCTGAAATGTTGCATATTGGGACCCCGTAGGAAGTCCAAGCACTTTCAACCGCTCCGTACGGATATTCAGAATATGCTCAGCATCCATCGTAAGTCCAATGATGCGGCGGCTTGGAATTTTGAATAGCTCCATAGGTGGATTGACCTCTGGCATGATGGGCAAGTTCGCGGATTTTATGCCTTTATGCGCCAAATAGATACTTAACGGCGTTTTTGATGTACGGGATACGCCAATCAGAACGACTTGGGCTTGCAGCATGCCGCGAGCATCCCGACCGTCATCATATTTGACCGCAAACTCCATCGCTTCTATTCTCCGGAAGTAATCCTCATTCATTTCATGGAGCAAGCCCGGTTGTCGTTTAGGTGTATTTCCATACGTGTCCACGAACGCCTGAAGCATCGGACCCATAATATCTACTGCGCGAATTTGAAATCGTGTGGCTTCTGCTTTCATCATTTCCCGCAGTTCAGGCTGGACTAGCGTATAAGCAATAAAACCACCTTTTTCTGCCGTTTCCTTAACAACTTGCCGAACCTCATTTACGCTTCGTATATTGCTAAACCGCCTGACCGTAACTTGCTCTGGGTTAAATTGACGAATGGTCGCCTGAGCAACCGCCTCGGCCGTTTCGCCAATTGAATCAGAGCAAATGACTAAATATTGCTGCTCATTGTGCATCATTGTTTTCCGAATTTCAGCTTGGCTTGAGCCGCAGCTATTCTTGCCAGAGGCACCCGGTAAGGGGAACAGCTGACATAATCTAATCCCGCGTTATGGCAGAAAAAGATCGATTCCTTATCCCCGCCATGCTCCCCGCAAATGCCTGTTTTGAGCTGCGGTTTACGCGATCGGCCTTTCTGAACAGCCCATTCGACTAAGAGGCCAACCCCTTCGGTGTCCAGCACCTGAAATGGATTTACGGGTAATATCTCATGGTCAACATAGTGACTGAGAAACTTGCCCTCCGCATCGTCCCGACTATAGCCGAAGGTCATTTGTGTCAGATCATTTGTACCAAAAGAGAAAAAGTCAGCATGCTCGGCAATTTTGTCTGCGGTTAACGCCGCTCTAGGCACCTCAATCATCGTCCCTATTTTATAGGATATGTGTTCTTTATTTGGGCCAAGCACCGTATCAGCGGCACCTTCAACGAGCGATCGCATCACTTTCAGCTCGTTCGCATGCCCCACAAGAGGAATCATAATTTCAGGTAAAACTTGAATGCCTCTATTTTTACAATTCAGTACAGCATGGAATATCGCAATGGCTTGCATTTCGTAAATCTCGGGGAAAAGAATGCCTAAACGACAGCCTCGTTGTCCAAGCATCGGGTTCATCTCTTGCAGATTGCGCACCTTACGTATAAGAGCATCCAATGCTTGCTTTTCGCTGACATGCTCGTGAACATTTGCAGCTAGGAGTATTTGCTGCTGTCTCACGACCAGCTCCTCCAAATGCGGTAAAAATTCATGTAAAGGTGGGTCAAGCAGCCTTATTGTTACAGGAAAACCATCCATCGCAGTAAATATACCTTCGAAATCGCTCTGCTGCATCGGGAGAAGCAGATCGAGTGCTCGTTGCCGCTCCTCCTTCGTATCCGCCAGGATCATGGCTTGAACGACAGGCAAGCGCTCCGCGGACATGAACATATGCTCCGTTCTGCATAGACCGATGCCTTCTGCGCCGAATGCTCTTGCTTTCTCCGCATCCTCCGGTGTGTCGGCATTCGTTCGAACGGCCAAATCGCGGACTTCATCCGCCCATTCGAGCAGCTCCTCCAGCTCCACGCTAATTTCTGGTTCTTTGAGCGTCACTCCGCCCAAAATAACGCGTCCAGTGGAACCGTCCAGCGTAATCCAATCGCCTTCACGTACCGTGATTTCACCGGCAGTGAATAATGCAGCATCTTTATCGATGCGAACTTCCTCGCAGCCGCATACACATGGCTTGCCCATTCCCCGAGCCACAACGGCGGCGTGGCTTGTCATCCCCCCGCGGCTTGTTAACACGCCTTCGGCAGCGATTACGCCGTGAATATCTTCCGGACTTGTCTCTGCGCTGACAAGCACAACCCTTCTGCCTTCGCGCACCCATTCCTCTGCTTTGTCAGCATCGAAAACAACTTGGCCCGTTGCTGCTCCCGGCGATGCTGGCAGTCCCGTTGCCAGCACATCCAGCTTAGCATCCTCATCAATCGCTCGGTGAAGCAATTTATCCAAATGCTCCACCTCTATTCGAGCGAGCGCCTCCTCCCGCTTCAGTATGCCTTCCTTGGCAAAATGAACAGCTAGCTTAACCGCTGCTTGTGCCGTTCTTTTCCCATTCCGTGTCTGCAAAATGAACAGTGAGCCGTTCTCCACCGTAAATTCAATATCCTGCATATCCTTATAATGAGCTTCCAGCTTTGCGGCCGTTTCTACAAGTTGTTTAAATACTGCTGGCATTTCCTCCTCCAGCTTTGCAATCGGAAGAGGTGTTCGCACGCCAGCGACAACGTCCTCACCTTGGGCGTTGATCAAGTACTCCCCGTAGAGCATCTTGGCGCCCGTTGAAGGATTCCGGGTAAACAATACGCCTGTTCCGCAGTTATCCCCCATATTGCCGAACACCATCGATTGAATATTTACTGCTGTTCCTTGATAATCTGGAATGTTATACGCTTTCCGATAGACGATTGCCCGGTGATTGTTCCACGAACGAAATACCGCTTCGACGGCTAGCTCAAGCTGGATGTAAACATTTTGCGGAAACGTTTTTCGCGATTTAGCTTCTATTAACTGTTTATAGGAAACAATCAACTCCATCCAAGCTTCAGCCGGCAAATCCTTATCATCTTCTATAGATCTGCTTTGCTTCAATTGATGCAGCAGTGATTCAAAATATAAACCTTCAATATCAAATACGACGTTGCCGAACATTTGGATGAGCCTTCTATAACAATCATAAGCGAAACGCGGATTTCCCGTTTGGCGAGCAAGCGCCTCTACCGTAACATCGTTCAGTCCTAGATTAAGTATAGTGTCCATCATTCCAGGCATTGAATTAACCGAGCCCGATCGGACTGATACCAGCAGTGGATTCTCATCCCCGCCGAATGATTGTCCTTTCAGCTTTTCCACTTTCATTAAAGCATTCCGGATCTCCACGAATAGACCTTCCGGCAAAAGCTGCCCTCCAGCATAATAAGCTCTGCAAGCCTCCGTTGTAACTGTGAACCCAGGAGGAACTGGAAGTCCGGCATTCGTCATTTCTGCTAAATTCGCACCTTTTCCTCCGAGCAAATGCTTCATCCCTGCGTTGCCTTCATGAAAGAACAGCACTCTATTGCTCGTCATCACTCGTGCCTCCTTGTATTCTCCCGGAATTGTAATTCGTACAATCGGCTTGACCGCATTCCAAGTAATAGACCGTTGCTTTTTCAGTATCCAAGGTATCAATGACTGAATCGCAATGCTTACAGAGTATCACTCCCATTTTTACCTTGCAGCGGTTTGTTTCCATCCCTCTACACCTCCGATAGAATGTGGATTGCATGCCCATTGCGCCAAATCCATTACTCTGCAGGAATAAGCCCACTCATTGTCATACCATGCCAAAACCTTTAATTGGTCTCCGCTCACCATAAGAGA from Paenibacillus sp. FSL K6-3182 carries:
- a CDS encoding MerR family transcriptional regulator, encoding MRTYYSIGETAKRSSTTIETLRHYDRIGLLKPAKVDVHTGYRYYSDEELVYLNVINFCKQRSMPLNDIKELFANDHYEYIIPCLIATEDKIDQEIKQLQQTKKLLLALREQYETRTTLIPEQLSDHVFSSKMIPKRMILTFPSIQQPSIENFQLLQDLLLQYSSDGEGGSFIFEHTAFILTTLEKEQSENHSVLFGVCEKWPAEADNMAVLPAGTYIYGYCSEEQKPLAMQNMINDAKTKYDAELTFIVQSVIFTGIFQWVYELQALLVPCSE
- a CDS encoding pyruvate, water dikinase regulatory protein → MHNEQQYLVICSDSIGETAEAVAQATIRQFNPEQVTVRRFSNIRSVNEVRQVVKETAEKGGFIAYTLVQPELREMMKAEATRFQIRAVDIMGPMLQAFVDTYGNTPKRQPGLLHEMNEDYFRRIEAMEFAVKYDDGRDARGMLQAQVVLIGVSRTSKTPLSIYLAHKGIKSANLPIMPEVNPPMELFKIPSRRIIGLTMDAEHILNIRTERLKVLGLPTGSQYATFQRIIEELEYGQALMKQIGCVVINVTNKAIEETAGLIMDYI
- the ppdK gene encoding pyruvate, phosphate dikinase, yielding MTSNRVLFFHEGNAGMKHLLGGKGANLAEMTNAGLPVPPGFTVTTEACRAYYAGGQLLPEGLFVEIRNALMKVEKLKGQSFGGDENPLLVSVRSGSVNSMPGMMDTILNLGLNDVTVEALARQTGNPRFAYDCYRRLIQMFGNVVFDIEGLYFESLLHQLKQSRSIEDDKDLPAEAWMELIVSYKQLIEAKSRKTFPQNVYIQLELAVEAVFRSWNNHRAIVYRKAYNIPDYQGTAVNIQSMVFGNMGDNCGTGVLFTRNPSTGAKMLYGEYLINAQGEDVVAGVRTPLPIAKLEEEMPAVFKQLVETAAKLEAHYKDMQDIEFTVENGSLFILQTRNGKRTAQAAVKLAVHFAKEGILKREEALARIEVEHLDKLLHRAIDEDAKLDVLATGLPASPGAATGQVVFDADKAEEWVREGRRVVLVSAETSPEDIHGVIAAEGVLTSRGGMTSHAAVVARGMGKPCVCGCEEVRIDKDAALFTAGEITVREGDWITLDGSTGRVILGGVTLKEPEISVELEELLEWADEVRDLAVRTNADTPEDAEKARAFGAEGIGLCRTEHMFMSAERLPVVQAMILADTKEERQRALDLLLPMQQSDFEGIFTAMDGFPVTIRLLDPPLHEFLPHLEELVVRQQQILLAANVHEHVSEKQALDALIRKVRNLQEMNPMLGQRGCRLGILFPEIYEMQAIAIFHAVLNCKNRGIQVLPEIMIPLVGHANELKVMRSLVEGAADTVLGPNKEHISYKIGTMIEVPRAALTADKIAEHADFFSFGTNDLTQMTFGYSRDDAEGKFLSHYVDHEILPVNPFQVLDTEGVGLLVEWAVQKGRSRKPQLKTGICGEHGGDKESIFFCHNAGLDYVSCSPYRVPLARIAAAQAKLKFGKQ
- a CDS encoding GapA-binding peptide SR1P, whose product is MGMQSTFYRRCRGMETNRCKVKMGVILCKHCDSVIDTLDTEKATVYYLECGQADCTNYNSGRIQGGTSDDEQ
- a CDS encoding alcohol acetyltransferase yields the protein MNKWYKLDNAAKLFPSVTNTKNTSVYRISAVLKDRIDADALQRAADTVFDRFPMFTVKLRKGVFWNYLDENTEKIVIEEDEQYPCRDIDPNTNNGYLFKVLYYQNRVSIEVFHSLTDGNGTIEFLKSLLYYYLIYLGKNIDPEGKILLADTGVDVLDMEDSFRRYYKDCYVERVITSKSYHVKGTRFEHFGNNVVHGVVSASALNALAKQKGCTITAYLTTLLIYSIYQTRIKFSEQNAPVVISIPANLRKAFPSRTLRNFFGVVNIGIKVTEDASFDELIIRVNEMLKQKTGKENLQNIIYNNVALERNKATLFIPLFLKSWFVDFGFRTLGESRRTMTLSNVGNIILPQQMYDYIDVIEAVVYPSNKSPVSCGVCTVNDKLTITFTRSIVEADILQYFFSYLAAQAELDVRVYSNDWGRNG